A region from the Methanothermobacter sp. genome encodes:
- a CDS encoding DUF6790 family protein, whose protein sequence is MFYRRSALDSENFVEILLLSILRLQVVRVLSEHSLDTHSYHTIDMEWPTGNPFRWMAFANLSFGVLGLLFWKFRGEFWTATRRFLAYLGAAYGHIIAALMKGN, encoded by the coding sequence CTGTTCTATCGTCGGTCAGCACTTGATTCTGAAAATTTTGTTGAAATACTTCTCCTTTCAATCCTCAGATTACAAGTGGTGCGGGTTCTATCTGAGCATTCGCTGGACACACATTCATATCATACAATCGACATGGAATGGCCAACTGGAAACCCATTTCGATGGATGGCATTTGCGAACCTATCATTTGGTGTACTTGGTCTCTTATTCTGGAAATTTCGCGGTGAATTCTGGACTGCAACTAGAAGGTTTTTAGCATACCTTGGAGCTGCTTATGGACACATCATCGCTGCGCTTATGAAAGGAAACTAA